In Crateriforma spongiae, the following are encoded in one genomic region:
- a CDS encoding sulfatase-like hydrolase/transferase: MFFRNRWPSQTANRVFSFCDRLFSANLIARIGVASAIVFCTVAVDLRADDGRPDTPETPREASTRPTDIVVFLSDDHTVTDSSVYGSTEIRTPNMQRLADVGMTFDRAYVASPSCAPSRAALLTGISPARNGAERNHARPAADLKKLPAYLQELGYEVAAFGKVGHYRQTPEYGFDVAKFFNYHEDQCVDEAVKWLRARQSDQPLCLFVGTNWPHVPWPEGDAFSIDDVRVPPHHVNTKETREARQRYLQAVQTMDNELGAVYDATMDVLGKGTLFIHTSDHGAQWPFAKWNLYEEGIRTPLIVSWPRKIQGGVRTDAMVSWVDLLPTMVAAAGGDPDAAAPVKLDGRSIMPVLTGQADTHRDVILTTHSGDGNMNVYPARAVTGNRYKYIRNLYPQFQFGTHIDKRPSDTGYWPSWEAKAGDDTDAANVVRRYQQRASEELYDLQEDPLELLNLARDPEYHSQLARLSTRLDQWMTDQGDQPESVGLAKLLPPSGQPPNVIMVFIDDMGWADLSCFGGIEGQTPNIDRLASEGIRLTNFYVNSPICSPSRTALTTGHYPARHRITSYLASRELNAERGVADWLDEEAVTLPRLLQQAGYACGHFGKWHMGGQRDVGDAPMISKYGFVRSLTNFEGLGPRVLPLKDAYDGKPPKPHALGSDKLGKGPIMWEDRSVITSRFVAETLDFVREVSQGDETPPFYVNVWPDDVHSPYFPPAGRRGDQQKRTLYLSVLKTMDEQLGMLFDRVRNDPKLAKNTLIFVASDNGHEPGAGSGGPLRGFKGKLYEGGIRSPLIVWGPGLIRPEAAGTVNETTIASAVDLVPSILQATGVSAPESYQPDGEDLLSALLGYNQAQRNTPLMWRRPPDHPGNRQQPYPDLAIRDKNWKLLCNIDGSAVELYDLANDIGETKNMADKRPQITKRLKDQLLQWNESLPADGVVSVPRAQQEKRFGKRRWK; the protein is encoded by the coding sequence ATGTTCTTTCGAAACCGCTGGCCGTCCCAAACGGCGAATCGTGTGTTTTCGTTTTGCGATCGACTTTTTTCCGCGAACCTGATCGCAAGGATCGGTGTCGCGTCGGCGATTGTTTTCTGTACGGTCGCGGTCGACCTGCGGGCCGATGATGGCAGGCCGGACACGCCCGAGACACCACGGGAGGCAAGCACACGGCCAACCGACATCGTCGTCTTCCTTTCCGATGACCACACGGTCACCGACAGTTCGGTCTACGGCAGCACCGAGATCCGAACGCCCAACATGCAGCGTTTGGCCGACGTCGGGATGACATTCGATCGGGCCTATGTCGCGTCGCCTTCGTGTGCCCCCAGCCGCGCCGCCTTGTTGACCGGGATTTCCCCCGCGCGCAACGGGGCGGAACGCAACCACGCGCGACCGGCGGCGGACTTGAAGAAGCTGCCGGCGTACTTGCAAGAGCTTGGTTATGAGGTCGCCGCCTTTGGCAAAGTCGGCCACTATCGCCAGACCCCCGAATACGGTTTCGACGTGGCAAAGTTTTTCAACTACCACGAAGACCAGTGTGTTGATGAAGCGGTGAAATGGCTGCGGGCCCGCCAAAGCGACCAGCCGTTGTGCTTGTTCGTGGGCACCAATTGGCCGCACGTCCCGTGGCCCGAGGGCGATGCGTTTTCGATCGATGACGTCCGTGTTCCCCCGCATCACGTGAACACCAAAGAAACGCGGGAAGCACGCCAGCGTTACCTGCAAGCCGTTCAGACGATGGACAACGAATTGGGCGCCGTCTATGACGCGACCATGGACGTGCTGGGCAAAGGCACGTTGTTCATTCACACCAGCGATCACGGTGCCCAGTGGCCATTCGCCAAATGGAACCTTTACGAAGAAGGCATCCGAACACCGTTGATCGTTTCTTGGCCCAGAAAGATCCAAGGCGGTGTCCGCACCGACGCGATGGTCAGTTGGGTCGATTTGTTGCCGACGATGGTCGCGGCCGCCGGCGGCGATCCCGACGCGGCGGCACCGGTGAAGCTGGATGGTCGGTCGATCATGCCGGTCTTGACCGGGCAAGCCGACACGCATCGCGACGTGATCCTGACCACGCACAGCGGCGACGGCAACATGAACGTCTATCCGGCGCGTGCGGTGACCGGGAACCGGTACAAGTACATCCGCAATCTGTATCCACAGTTCCAGTTCGGTACTCACATCGACAAAAGGCCAAGCGACACTGGGTATTGGCCAAGCTGGGAAGCAAAAGCCGGCGATGACACCGACGCCGCCAACGTGGTTCGACGGTACCAACAGCGTGCATCGGAGGAGCTGTACGACTTGCAGGAAGACCCGCTGGAGTTATTGAACCTGGCACGCGATCCGGAATATCACAGCCAGCTGGCTCGGCTCAGCACTCGGTTGGACCAGTGGATGACCGACCAGGGCGACCAGCCGGAGTCCGTCGGACTGGCCAAACTGTTGCCGCCCTCCGGCCAGCCGCCCAACGTGATCATGGTCTTCATCGACGACATGGGCTGGGCCGACTTGTCCTGCTTCGGCGGTATCGAAGGTCAAACGCCGAACATCGACCGGTTGGCTTCCGAAGGCATTCGGCTGACGAATTTCTATGTCAATTCGCCCATCTGTTCGCCCTCGCGGACCGCATTGACCACCGGACATTACCCCGCACGGCATCGCATCACGTCGTACCTGGCGTCGCGCGAATTGAACGCCGAGCGGGGCGTTGCCGATTGGCTGGACGAAGAAGCCGTCACGTTGCCTCGATTGCTTCAACAAGCGGGCTACGCGTGCGGTCACTTTGGCAAGTGGCATATGGGCGGCCAGCGCGATGTCGGCGATGCGCCCATGATTTCGAAATACGGTTTCGTTCGGTCGCTGACAAACTTCGAAGGATTGGGCCCACGCGTCTTGCCATTGAAAGACGCCTACGACGGAAAGCCGCCCAAGCCGCATGCCTTGGGCAGCGATAAACTGGGCAAGGGGCCCATCATGTGGGAAGACCGCAGCGTGATCACGTCCCGTTTTGTCGCCGAGACGTTGGACTTCGTTCGCGAAGTGTCTCAGGGCGATGAAACACCACCGTTTTACGTCAACGTTTGGCCCGATGACGTGCACTCCCCTTACTTCCCACCGGCCGGGCGTCGCGGCGACCAACAGAAACGCACGCTGTATCTGTCTGTTTTGAAAACCATGGACGAACAGTTGGGCATGTTGTTTGATCGTGTCCGCAACGATCCCAAACTTGCCAAGAATACGTTGATCTTTGTCGCCAGCGACAACGGCCATGAACCCGGCGCGGGCTCGGGTGGCCCACTGCGTGGCTTCAAAGGCAAGCTTTACGAGGGCGGCATCCGCAGCCCTCTGATCGTCTGGGGGCCGGGGCTGATTCGTCCCGAGGCGGCGGGGACGGTCAACGAAACGACGATCGCTTCGGCGGTGGATCTGGTGCCGTCGATTCTGCAGGCCACCGGCGTTTCAGCCCCGGAAAGTTACCAACCCGATGGCGAAGATTTGCTGTCGGCGTTGCTGGGGTACAACCAGGCCCAACGGAACACGCCGCTGATGTGGCGTCGGCCGCCGGACCATCCGGGCAACCGCCAACAGCCGTATCCGGATTTGGCCATCCGCGACAAGAATTGGAAACTGTTGTGCAACATCGATGGTTCGGCGGTGGAGCTGTACGACTTGGCCAACGACATCGGGGAAACGAAAAACATGGCCGACAAACGTCCCCAGATCACCAAGCGGCTGAAGGATCAGTTGCTGCAGTGGAACGAGTCGTTGCCGGCCGACGGTGTGGTCAGCGTGCCGCGCGCCCAGCAGGAGAAGCGGTTCGGCAAGCGGCGCTGGAAATAG
- a CDS encoding DUF58 domain-containing protein, whose amino-acid sequence MIRRTRLTRLGWHFGFVIAFAMLGGAIRGLNLLLVLAAIMVGALITQWRWCTRAAESVDIRRRLPSEAFAGTPFRVRFRLTNHNRFLPLWMLRITDQIVLDDQRNSGRWLKVLGGGTAGPEQRAKAVSGIGVVGGRQTVTPSYICRIADRGSYRFGPVTVSTTFPFSLMKAEAQSDLGQVLDVYPRLLRLRRGWKNVLLQRTGGATVGAHRGGNDEGDFFGLREYHPGDNPKWIHWRTTARLGDLAVRQFEQQRRYDVCLLLDAWYAPDQAMPSVLSGSPSSSKSSGANWSGRIRTGDDVETAISLAATLLVDLASQPGNRVVFASAGVSSRAMIAGTSFEARRRLFQTLARIQPSAKPPIKQTLDHAVEAVGLPQDLIVASPRSQEDAMNGDPELRDILTMWARRGRIRWLDVTTDTVGGMIVSPESNSQPSPGTARSGQTAKQFLDTDAAASVGLRKDEA is encoded by the coding sequence ATGATTCGACGCACCCGTTTGACACGACTGGGTTGGCACTTTGGATTCGTCATCGCCTTTGCCATGCTGGGCGGCGCGATCCGCGGGCTGAATCTGTTGTTGGTCTTGGCGGCCATCATGGTCGGGGCGTTGATCACGCAGTGGCGATGGTGCACTCGAGCGGCAGAATCAGTGGACATCCGCCGACGTTTGCCCAGCGAGGCCTTTGCCGGTACACCGTTCCGTGTCCGGTTCCGATTGACCAATCACAATCGATTCTTGCCACTGTGGATGTTGCGAATCACCGACCAAATCGTTCTGGACGATCAACGGAACAGTGGTCGATGGTTGAAAGTATTGGGCGGCGGCACGGCGGGTCCGGAACAACGCGCCAAAGCGGTCAGCGGGATCGGAGTCGTCGGCGGGCGTCAAACCGTGACACCGTCGTACATCTGCCGGATCGCCGACCGAGGATCGTATCGATTCGGGCCGGTCACGGTGTCCACGACCTTTCCGTTTTCCCTGATGAAAGCCGAAGCCCAGTCGGACCTAGGCCAAGTGCTTGACGTGTATCCGCGGTTATTGCGTTTGCGTCGGGGATGGAAAAACGTCCTACTGCAGCGGACCGGCGGCGCGACGGTCGGCGCGCATCGCGGCGGCAATGACGAAGGCGACTTTTTTGGGCTGCGCGAATACCATCCCGGTGACAATCCAAAGTGGATCCACTGGCGCACCACCGCGCGGCTGGGCGACTTGGCGGTGCGTCAGTTCGAACAGCAACGACGTTATGACGTTTGTTTACTGTTGGACGCTTGGTACGCACCGGACCAAGCCATGCCAAGCGTCTTGTCGGGATCGCCATCCAGTTCGAAATCGTCTGGAGCCAATTGGTCCGGACGCATCCGGACGGGCGACGATGTGGAAACGGCGATCAGTTTGGCGGCCACGTTGTTGGTCGACTTGGCATCCCAGCCTGGCAACCGTGTCGTTTTCGCTTCGGCCGGCGTCAGCAGTCGCGCGATGATTGCGGGCACATCGTTCGAAGCACGGCGAAGGTTGTTTCAAACCCTGGCTCGGATTCAACCGTCGGCCAAACCACCGATCAAACAAACACTGGACCACGCCGTCGAAGCGGTGGGATTGCCCCAAGATTTGATCGTGGCCAGCCCGCGATCCCAGGAAGACGCGATGAACGGGGATCCAGAACTGCGTGACATTTTGACGATGTGGGCACGACGCGGGCGAATCCGCTGGTTGGACGTGACGACCGATACCGTCGGCGGCATGATCGTCAGCCCCGAATCGAACAGCCAACCATCGCCGGGAACTGCGCGTTCCGGTCAAACCGCCAAGCAGTTTTTGGACACGGACGCCGCCGCGTCGGTCGGGCTGCGAAAGGACGAAGCGTGA
- a CDS encoding OprO/OprP family phosphate-selective porin, with translation MNHSLKASALASALAGILGFAPTLSADQFVLAQPVLSDVETGQPHSDFAPRADEPSLIEADGEGESPELFDAPENEAAADETAATIEELTEKLEALQSDWDDFQEGLDKKAAAAKKKPSTSINGRVHIDNWNFAETDPGINIIENGDPNHDPEDRWTFRRLRMEMKGDVPGDMFWRMQIDFNRPSTPEIKDAYIGWAALPGNNRLILGNQKRPLGLDHLNSSRFNVFAERPLAVESFNEDARRFGLAMYGHNDEESIGWAYGIYNLENINTSGRFIGDALQMGGYARIWASPWYDETSGGRGYWHLGLAGAVAKPDGDGETDLDDNNNEGRFRTRPLARSSQRWLNTGRIEGADWYEVVAFESIFNVGSLQITGEYFLTPMQRDNVAIDDDLFFHGGYVYVSYFLTGEFNPYKRSNGVLDRVKPFENFFLVDRCRGGCGWGLGAFQVAARYDHLDLSDSNIQGGVADMATLGFNWHWTAYSKVQTNLIWGNIEDNAAAAPFDGGDFMIWGMRYMVDF, from the coding sequence ATGAATCATTCACTAAAGGCGTCAGCCTTGGCGTCTGCGCTGGCAGGTATTCTGGGCTTTGCCCCAACGTTGTCAGCCGATCAGTTCGTGCTGGCCCAACCCGTGTTGTCCGATGTCGAAACGGGACAACCGCACAGCGATTTCGCGCCGCGCGCCGATGAACCTTCGCTGATCGAGGCCGACGGGGAGGGCGAATCGCCCGAACTGTTCGATGCACCGGAGAATGAAGCCGCGGCAGACGAAACGGCAGCGACCATCGAAGAGCTGACCGAGAAATTGGAAGCTCTGCAAAGCGATTGGGACGACTTCCAAGAAGGTCTGGATAAAAAAGCAGCCGCGGCCAAGAAGAAGCCGTCGACCAGCATCAACGGCCGAGTCCACATTGACAACTGGAACTTTGCGGAGACGGATCCGGGAATCAACATCATCGAAAACGGTGACCCGAATCATGACCCGGAAGACCGCTGGACGTTCCGCCGATTGCGTATGGAAATGAAGGGCGATGTGCCCGGCGACATGTTCTGGCGGATGCAGATTGACTTCAACCGCCCCAGCACGCCGGAAATCAAAGATGCCTATATCGGTTGGGCCGCATTGCCAGGCAACAATCGGCTGATCCTGGGCAACCAAAAGCGTCCGTTGGGCTTGGACCACTTGAACAGTAGCCGTTTCAACGTTTTCGCTGAACGTCCTCTGGCCGTCGAATCATTCAATGAAGACGCCCGTCGGTTCGGTTTGGCGATGTACGGTCACAACGATGAAGAATCCATCGGTTGGGCTTACGGCATCTACAACCTGGAAAACATCAACACATCCGGGCGTTTCATCGGTGATGCGTTGCAGATGGGCGGTTACGCTCGTATTTGGGCGTCGCCATGGTATGACGAAACCAGCGGCGGTCGAGGTTACTGGCACTTGGGGTTGGCCGGTGCGGTCGCCAAGCCGGACGGCGACGGCGAAACGGACTTGGACGACAACAACAACGAAGGACGATTCCGTACCCGCCCGCTGGCCCGCAGTTCCCAGCGTTGGCTGAACACCGGACGCATCGAAGGTGCCGACTGGTACGAAGTGGTCGCGTTCGAATCCATCTTCAACGTCGGTTCGCTTCAGATCACCGGGGAATACTTCTTGACGCCGATGCAGCGTGACAACGTCGCCATCGACGACGATCTGTTTTTCCACGGCGGCTACGTCTATGTGTCGTACTTCCTGACCGGTGAATTCAACCCGTACAAGCGATCCAACGGTGTGCTGGACCGGGTCAAGCCGTTTGAAAACTTCTTCCTGGTGGATCGTTGCCGCGGCGGATGCGGTTGGGGACTGGGTGCTTTCCAGGTTGCCGCCCGTTACGACCACTTGGACCTGAGCGACAGCAACATCCAAGGCGGTGTCGCCGACATGGCAACGCTTGGCTTCAACTGGCACTGGACCGCGTACAGCAAAGTCCAGACCAACCTGATTTGGGGCAACATCGAAGACAACGCCGCAGCGGCACCGTTCGACGGCGGCGATTTCATGATCTGGGGGATGCGGTACATGGTCGACTTCTAA
- a CDS encoding AAA family ATPase, which produces MEKVLLGKPDVVQMLVLSLIAGEHVLLEDVPGVGKTLAAKALAQSIEGSFARLQFTPDLLPADITGSMIYRTDRHEFEFSPGPVFANVVLADEINRAPPRTQSALLEAMSDARVSVDGKSHPLPSPFIVIATQNPFEFEGTYALPESQLDRFLLRTSVGYPGREMERQVMSTHRTGEPVDQLQPVVNVESVRHAQMAVREVKFDDSLVEYLLDIVEATRQHDAFQVGVSTRGALSFYRGCQARAITESRDYVTPDDIKQLAVAALSHRVLPEGIFQGADRHYVEQQVADLVQQVPVPV; this is translated from the coding sequence ATCGAAAAGGTCTTGCTGGGCAAACCCGACGTGGTCCAAATGCTGGTCCTGTCGCTGATCGCCGGCGAACACGTCTTGCTGGAAGACGTTCCCGGCGTCGGAAAAACGTTGGCCGCCAAAGCGTTAGCCCAGTCCATCGAAGGCAGCTTTGCCCGATTGCAATTCACACCGGATTTGTTGCCCGCCGATATCACCGGCAGCATGATCTATCGGACGGATCGACACGAGTTCGAATTCAGCCCTGGTCCGGTGTTTGCCAACGTCGTGTTGGCCGACGAAATCAACCGCGCCCCGCCCCGAACGCAGTCCGCGTTGCTGGAAGCGATGAGCGATGCACGCGTCAGCGTGGACGGAAAGTCTCATCCGTTGCCCAGCCCGTTCATTGTCATCGCCACGCAAAACCCCTTCGAATTCGAAGGCACCTACGCGTTGCCCGAAAGCCAATTGGACCGGTTCTTGTTGCGGACCAGCGTGGGGTATCCGGGGCGTGAAATGGAACGTCAGGTCATGTCGACGCACCGCACCGGTGAACCAGTCGATCAATTGCAGCCCGTCGTCAACGTCGAATCGGTGCGGCACGCCCAAATGGCGGTCCGCGAGGTGAAATTTGACGATTCGTTGGTCGAATACTTGCTGGACATCGTCGAAGCGACACGGCAACACGACGCTTTCCAAGTCGGCGTCAGCACCCGGGGCGCGCTCAGTTTTTACCGCGGATGCCAGGCTCGGGCGATTACCGAAAGCCGCGACTATGTGACGCCCGACGACATCAAACAACTGGCCGTCGCCGCGCTGTCGCACCGTGTGTTGCCCGAAGGCATTTTCCAAGGCGCCGATCGACATTATGTCGAACAACAGGTCGCCGATTTGGTGCAACAGGTGCCGGTCCCGGTTTGA
- the alaS gene encoding alanine--tRNA ligase: MKTDELREKYLAFFETKGCVRRPSDVLVPTWDPSVLFTPAGMNQFKDHFLGKVTLDFTRATTCQKCLRTGDIDNVGRTAYHHTFFEMLGNFSFGDYFKEDTIRWAWEFLTDKKWLGLDPGRLSVTVYKDDDEAAKIWHEGIGLPTSRIARMEEDENFWPASAPSQGPDGVCGPCSEIYYVLDDGSDVEIWNLVFTQFNRVGDPPDNLRPLPSKNIDTGMGLERTASVLQKVPTNYHIDILMPIVQAAAEVTSVPYAYDSDNGRRLRRITDHVRAATFAVHENVYPGANGAKYVIRRLIRRAVLDGHQMGLRDPFLYQIVDAVADAMKPAYPELTETVQRVQGVIRGEEERFFATIDAGLQRIDRIFGDMEKSGTGMIDGDQAADLYTSYGVPPELLQQMGAEKSFTFDWNGYTEAMQRHAEISGGDQFKLFQTGPLETLKESLRHTEFLGYDATTADATIKGIIIGDGTEDDSDESTLVKSASADPDQPMRLVLDRTPFYGESGGQVGDVGVIRGDGFEFNVTDTQKHGDLVVHHGCLVKGQVSESDACQAIVDQDNRQALQRAHSATHILHYALQKNVGAHAQQQGSKVEADVLRFDFSNQEALDEDKLAAIRTDVIDRVQAKDPIHWQTVALADARKAGAMMLFGEKYPDPVRMVSMGEFSKELCGGTHLTSTGDVEAFELVSEESVSSGTRRIVALTGPRAKSHIESTIETTRKAAEILGCSQKNLVKAATELANDVRGIKKELHSGVATEHAESIVGNADPGTLEYESAKTILRDTARLLNVATSDVPDRLKALLGDRSDLLDELQKMTAGGKLSADDLISSGQTVGDCLIVVAETPGANPNIMRGWIDQIRKKSDSASAVLLAARQGEKVLLVGGLSNDLVKRGLNAGKWVGNAAKALGGGGGGRPDMAQAGGKDASKLPEALDAAVAEIQAALSENA, encoded by the coding sequence ATGAAAACCGACGAGCTACGTGAAAAGTACTTGGCCTTTTTTGAAACCAAAGGCTGTGTCCGCCGTCCCAGCGACGTGCTGGTCCCCACCTGGGACCCCTCGGTGCTGTTCACTCCCGCCGGAATGAACCAATTCAAAGACCACTTTTTGGGCAAAGTCACGCTGGATTTCACCCGCGCGACGACGTGCCAAAAGTGCCTGCGCACCGGCGACATCGACAACGTCGGACGGACCGCGTACCACCACACGTTCTTTGAAATGCTGGGCAACTTCAGCTTCGGCGACTACTTCAAAGAAGACACCATTCGCTGGGCTTGGGAATTTCTGACCGACAAGAAATGGCTGGGGCTGGATCCGGGCCGGCTGTCGGTCACCGTTTACAAGGACGATGACGAAGCGGCCAAGATCTGGCACGAAGGAATCGGTCTGCCCACGTCGCGGATCGCACGGATGGAGGAAGACGAGAACTTCTGGCCCGCGTCGGCACCCAGCCAGGGGCCCGATGGTGTTTGTGGTCCGTGCAGCGAAATCTATTACGTGCTGGACGACGGCAGCGACGTGGAGATCTGGAATCTGGTGTTCACCCAGTTCAATCGCGTCGGTGATCCGCCGGATAATTTGCGGCCGCTGCCCAGCAAGAACATCGACACCGGGATGGGATTGGAGCGAACCGCCAGTGTTCTGCAAAAGGTCCCGACGAATTATCACATCGACATCCTGATGCCAATCGTCCAAGCGGCCGCGGAAGTAACGTCGGTCCCCTACGCTTACGACAGCGACAACGGCCGACGGTTACGCCGCATCACCGATCACGTCCGCGCGGCCACCTTTGCCGTTCACGAAAACGTGTACCCCGGTGCCAATGGGGCCAAGTACGTCATCCGACGGTTGATCCGACGCGCGGTGTTGGACGGACACCAGATGGGATTGCGCGACCCGTTCCTGTATCAGATCGTCGACGCGGTGGCCGATGCGATGAAACCCGCGTACCCGGAATTGACCGAAACGGTCCAGCGGGTTCAGGGCGTCATTCGCGGCGAAGAAGAGCGATTCTTTGCGACCATCGACGCGGGGCTACAGCGGATCGATCGCATCTTTGGCGACATGGAAAAATCCGGCACCGGGATGATCGATGGTGACCAGGCGGCCGACCTTTACACCAGCTACGGCGTGCCGCCGGAACTGTTGCAACAAATGGGCGCCGAAAAGAGCTTCACGTTCGATTGGAACGGCTACACCGAAGCGATGCAGCGTCACGCCGAAATCAGCGGCGGCGATCAATTCAAACTGTTCCAAACCGGTCCGCTGGAAACGTTGAAGGAATCGCTGCGCCATACCGAGTTTTTGGGTTACGACGCCACGACCGCCGACGCCACGATCAAGGGCATCATCATCGGCGACGGCACCGAGGACGATTCGGACGAATCGACGTTGGTGAAATCGGCTTCGGCCGATCCCGATCAACCGATGCGGTTGGTCTTGGATCGAACACCGTTTTATGGTGAATCCGGCGGACAAGTCGGCGACGTCGGCGTGATCCGTGGCGATGGTTTCGAATTCAATGTCACCGACACACAGAAACACGGCGACTTGGTCGTTCACCACGGATGCTTGGTCAAAGGACAGGTATCCGAAAGCGACGCTTGCCAAGCGATCGTCGACCAGGACAACCGTCAAGCGTTGCAGCGGGCCCACAGCGCGACCCATATCTTGCATTACGCATTGCAGAAAAACGTCGGCGCGCACGCCCAACAGCAGGGCAGCAAGGTCGAAGCGGACGTGTTGCGATTCGATTTCAGCAATCAGGAGGCCTTGGACGAAGACAAGCTGGCGGCGATTCGCACCGATGTCATCGATCGAGTCCAAGCCAAGGACCCGATCCACTGGCAAACGGTCGCCTTGGCCGATGCACGCAAAGCCGGCGCGATGATGTTGTTCGGTGAAAAATACCCCGACCCCGTCCGCATGGTTTCGATGGGGGAATTCAGCAAAGAACTTTGCGGGGGAACTCACCTGACGTCCACGGGCGATGTCGAAGCGTTCGAATTGGTCAGCGAAGAAAGCGTTTCGTCGGGCACCCGACGTATCGTTGCATTGACGGGGCCTCGAGCGAAATCGCACATCGAATCGACCATCGAAACGACTCGCAAGGCTGCGGAGATCCTGGGATGCAGCCAAAAGAATCTGGTCAAAGCGGCGACAGAATTGGCCAACGATGTCCGCGGTATCAAAAAGGAACTGCACAGCGGCGTGGCCACCGAACACGCCGAGTCGATCGTCGGAAATGCGGATCCGGGAACCCTGGAATACGAATCGGCCAAAACAATTTTGCGTGACACGGCGCGGTTGTTGAACGTCGCCACATCAGACGTGCCGGATCGATTGAAGGCGTTGCTGGGTGATCGATCGGATCTGTTGGACGAACTGCAAAAAATGACCGCAGGCGGCAAATTGTCCGCGGACGATTTGATCAGTTCGGGCCAAACGGTCGGTGACTGTCTGATCGTGGTGGCCGAAACGCCGGGAGCCAACCCGAACATCATGCGGGGCTGGATCGACCAGATTCGCAAGAAGTCCGACAGCGCGTCGGCGGTCTTGTTGGCCGCGCGCCAGGGCGAAAAGGTCTTGTTGGTCGGTGGGCTTAGCAATGACTTGGTCAAACGCGGGCTAAACGCGGGCAAATGGGTGGGCAATGCCGCCAAAGCCCTCGGTGGTGGCGGTGGCGGGCGTCCCGACATGGCACAGGCCGGCGGGAAAGACGCCAGCAAGTTGCCCGAAGCGTTGGACGCAGCGGTCGCGGAGATCCAAGCGGCACTTAGCGAAAACGCTTGA
- a CDS encoding alpha/beta hydrolase family protein, whose product MTDFLPIARHALSMALFWGIPIVAAVGLIAYFGLARLIASKLLGRRVLRCTEEERPADRGFEQTAFEIQVPPFDAADGDTETPKCRLDGWLIRPPDAGPDDRPPCVLMVHGFSSHKNCLWTFPDDPDYRASLLHQGADSLCRAGFAVAAIDLRNHGQSDENGPVTLGIRESYDVLATLRYLRANADRFGIDGSHLGLRGESMGGVTSLIAASRDDSGLIAAVWCDSTFADGHRVVGDFLNYANVWRGFAPATRLWLKTLTGLDVNDASPVRYVEKIRCPVMLVHSTGDTMVPIEHFDQLASAAWVNPPETWRLAGHRHNRLWKEPDYHQRQIEFFRQHLGA is encoded by the coding sequence ATGACGGATTTTCTGCCGATCGCCCGCCACGCATTGTCGATGGCACTGTTTTGGGGGATCCCGATCGTTGCCGCGGTCGGGCTGATTGCATACTTCGGATTAGCACGATTGATCGCGTCCAAGTTGCTCGGACGTCGCGTCCTACGATGCACCGAAGAAGAACGTCCCGCCGATCGTGGTTTTGAGCAGACCGCGTTTGAGATTCAGGTTCCTCCGTTTGACGCGGCCGACGGTGACACCGAAACGCCGAAGTGTCGCTTGGACGGTTGGCTGATTCGGCCGCCCGATGCCGGTCCTGACGACCGACCGCCGTGTGTCTTGATGGTGCACGGATTCAGCAGCCACAAGAATTGTTTGTGGACGTTTCCCGATGATCCCGACTATCGCGCATCCTTGTTGCACCAAGGTGCCGATTCGCTGTGTCGTGCCGGATTCGCCGTTGCCGCGATCGACCTGCGGAACCACGGTCAAAGCGACGAAAACGGTCCGGTCACGTTGGGAATCCGTGAATCGTACGATGTCTTGGCGACGCTGCGATACTTGAGAGCCAATGCGGACCGATTCGGGATCGACGGCAGCCACTTGGGTTTGCGCGGCGAAAGCATGGGCGGGGTGACCAGCCTGATCGCGGCCTCCAGAGACGACAGCGGGTTGATCGCAGCGGTGTGGTGCGATTCGACCTTCGCCGATGGTCACCGAGTGGTCGGCGATTTTTTGAACTATGCCAACGTCTGGCGTGGCTTCGCGCCGGCGACGCGACTGTGGCTGAAAACGCTGACCGGGCTGGACGTCAATGACGCCAGCCCGGTTCGTTATGTCGAAAAGATTCGCTGTCCGGTGATGCTGGTTCACAGCACGGGCGACACGATGGTTCCGATCGAACACTTTGACCAGTTAGCTTCGGCCGCCTGGGTAAACCCACCGGAAACTTGGCGTTTGGCGGGCCACCGTCACAACCGTTTATGGAAAGAACCCGATTACCACCAGCGGCAAATCGAGTTCTTTCGGCAACATCTGGGGGCCTGA